A single region of the Poecile atricapillus isolate bPoeAtr1 chromosome 25, bPoeAtr1.hap1, whole genome shotgun sequence genome encodes:
- the THY1 gene encoding thy-1 membrane glycoprotein translates to MNPTVGIAVILTVLQAAHCQMIKDLSACLLGQNLRVDCRYENKTDNPLTYEFSITKDNRKHVIHSTISVSENIYRSRANVTMHKNLVCLHLQSFTTSDEGIYMCELKATNDYTGNQIRNITVIKDKLEKCAGFSLLIQNTSWLLLLLLSLPLLQAVDFVSL, encoded by the exons ATGAATCCCACCGTGGGCATCGCTGTCATCCTGACAG tcCTCCAGGCCGCCCACTGCCAGATGATCAAGGACCTGAGTGCCTGCCTGCTGGGCCAGAACCTGCGCGTGGACTGTCGCTATGAGAACAAAACCGACAACCCCCTGACCTACGAGTTCAGCATCACCAAGGACAACAGGAAGCACGTCATCCACAGCACCATCAGCGTCTCCGAGAACATCTACCGGAGCCGAGCCAACGTCACCATGCACAAGAACCTGGTGTGCCTCCACCTGCAGAGCTTCACCACCAGCGATGAGGGCATCTACATGTGCGAGCTGAAGGCCACCAATGACTACACCGGCAACCAGATAAGGAACATCACTGTTATCAAAG ACAAACTGGAGAAATGTGCTGGCTTCAGCCTCTTGATCCAGAACACCTcatggctcctgctgctgctcctttccctgcctctccTGCAAGCCGTGGACTTCGTGTCCCTGTGA